CTATAAAATTATTTTCTCTTCAGGATTACGACTGCCGTGAACTTGAAGGTCACGAGGGCGGTCGCAATCGGATTTTTGTTTACAGTAAGGATGGCGAGAAAAAGTTTATACTGCGGATTTCTGCGACTGGTGACAGGACTGAAAATGATTATCTTGCAGAAGCGGAGTTTGTAAGATATCTTGCGAAAAACGGCGCTTCTGTAGCGGATGTGATTCCGAGTGCCAACGGGAAACTGGTGGAAGTTATTGATGCGGATGGCGGAGGGGTTACAGTTTCCATCTCCCTTTTTGAATACGCCAAAGGAATGCTTTTGTGCGACAACGGTTACTGTTATCGCGAAGGAGCGTCACTTGAAGAATACTTTTTCAACACCGGAAAAACCGCTGAATATTACGGACTCTACAGAGATATTTATCCGACTTCACTTTTTGAAAAACTATACTCACTTGGATATGAAAGAAGAGCCGGTAACGCAGGACAGCAATGCACTGGTAAAGAAAATTAATCCGTCCTGGCACGGTCGAATGCTTGCTAGCCGTGGAGTTATGGCAAGTATGAACGAAGAACAGCTGCTTCAGTTTGATAAAGAACACCGCGCAATGCTCGAAGAAAAATATCCTGAGAAGTTCGGAATCAAACATAAGATATTTTTGACCTGGTATAAATTTTAATTATAACAGGAATTATTGAGCAGGCGATTTCTGCTTCCCAGCCATATATTCAGAGTATTAAAACTATGATTATATGATATAATAACTCTAATGCTGGTCTACATGGTAGACTAAGAGGAAAAAAGTTATGAGTACACCTAATCAAGTTTGGAATAATTATTTGAAGTCTCTTGGCGAAGACCCCGCAAAGACAGAAAAAGCCTTTCCGATAGTAGATCATTTTTGTGATGAAAAAGTACAGACAGATAATCTTTATAATTTAGTAATTCAAGGAATAAAACGGGCAACTACAGCAAGTGTAAAAATTTGTGAGTACTATAATGAAGATTTTTCAAAACCTGGGGATTACTGGATACTAACAAATTTTGATGAGTCTGAATGTTGCGTATTGCAGACAGTAAAATCAACAATCAAAAAATTCAGTCAAATTACTGAAGAAGACGCATATATCGAAGGTGAAGGTGATAAAACTTTGAAATACTGGCGGGAAGTTCATAAGTCTTTTTTCGAAGAAGAATATAAAAGTCTTGGCTGGAAATTTTCTGAAGACATAGAAGTTGTCTTTGAAGAGTTCAAAGTTGTATATGTTGAACTGTAGCTTAACGGGAAGAATAATGAATTACATAATCGAAACAGAACGTCTAAAATTACGCGAACTCACTTTGGATGATACAGAAAAGCTTGCACTTGTGCTTTCGGATCCACAGTCAATGAGATTTTATCCGCATCCTTTTTCCAGGGAAGAAGTTGAGAACTGGATTAAATGGAATATCGACAATTACAAAAAATATGGCTTTGGACTCTGGGCTGTAATTGAAAAAGAATCAGACGAATTCATCGGCGACTGTGGAATCACCATGCAGCAGATTGGAGATGATTTGTTCCCCGAGATTGGTTATCATCTTAGAAAAGAATTTCGCGGCAACGGTTATGCTACCGAAGCTGCCCGTGCCTGTTCAGATTTTGCAAAGAGTAGGGGAATCAAACAGATTATTTCCTACATGAAGTCCGACAATCTTCCGTCCCGCCATGTTGCCGAACGAAATGGTATGACCTATGTAAAATCTTTTACTAAGACTGTAATGGGAAAAGTTGTTGAAGACGAAGTTCTTTATATGAAAACATTATAGGCGGCTTAGAATGGAAAACTGGGATGATAAGTTTGATTATTTAAAACTGACACGCTCTCTTTATCTGAATATTGACTATCTTCAGTTTCTTATTGAAAAGGTCTGGAAGATTACGAAGAAAGTTGATGTGATAGATTTTGGCTGTGGTTACGGATATCTTGGGCTAGCGCTGATGTCATTGCTACCGAACGGTAGTTCCTACACTGGAGTTGATATTTCTGAAGAACTAATCAATAAAGGAAAAGAGATTTTTAAGGAACTCCCGTTTAATCATAAGTTTATTCTTTCATCAGCAAACAACGTTCCAGAAAAAGATGATACTTTTGACATCGCAATTTGTAATAGCGTTCTGATGCACATTCCTGAGCCCGATGCTGTGCTGGCAGAAATGAAACGCATCACAAAAAATGACGGTATGATTATTACCTGCGAATCAAACTGGAATGCGGTAAACGCCCTTCTTTATATCGATGGCATTAAAAAGAGTAAAATCACAGACCTTGGTTTTCTGCAAATCCTGTTTGAACGCATTCATGAAAAAACAAAAACAGATGGAAATATCGGAATGAAAATGCCTGTCATCATGGCACGGAATAATATCAAAAATATTCAGGCCCGCATCAGTGACAGCGTTCGGATTATTCTCGCAGATGAAAAAAATCAAGATCAGGATTCTATTTACACCTCATTACAATCTGATGGTTTTGGAGAGGAACTTAGCGATGAACAAAAATCAAAGAAAATAAATTGGTTTATGGAACTCGGATTTTCGGAAGAAGAAGCAACCAAATATCTTGAAAAAGAAATCAAACTGAACGAAATCTTCAGAAACCGCGACGAGTTGAATCTGGTTTATGCTGCTGCCATGACTTTCTGTTTTGGTTATGTAAGTAAGTGAGATTAGTGATGGATTTACAAATCAGAAAAGCAATTCCCGAAGATGCAGAAATCCTCATAAAAATTTACAACGATGCATTTTATGAAGATTGTGTTCGCTATGGAGTGTGTCCAGCGTATGGCCGCTCGGTTGAAGAAATGAAAAAATCAATCATCGAAATTTCAAAATATATTGCGTATCATGATTCGACACCGATTGGCGTTATTTCGGTAAAAGATGAAGGAGATGGAGTTTATTATATCGGCTGCCTCTGTGTGATTCCCGAGTTCCAGCGTAAGGGCATAGGTCATCAATTAATTGAGTTTATGAAGACTCAATACAATGACTGGAAAAAGATCGAGTTAATCACTCCAATCGATAAAGAAAAGAATGTAAACTTTTATACCAAGAAATGTGGTTTTAAGATTGATAATGAAGAGATGGACAGCTCTGTAAAAGTTTATCACTTCAGTATGCAGAGGAACTCTTAAGAGGGATATATGAAAAGCAATTGTGAAAATTTTGAAATAATTAAGTTGTAAATTTCTTTTTATTCATGTACCTTTTGAAAAGAATATCAGCAACATTTCGGAATTACGCGAAAAGTTAAATTGCGTGATAAAAAGTTTATAATAAAGTATGAATAATAGGAAAATGACTAGATACATTGCACTGCTTCGAGGAATAAATATCAGCGGAAAGAATAAAATCTCAATGTCTGAACTGAAAACTGCTTTGATAGAGAAGGGCTTTTCAGAAGTTTCTACTTATCTCAATAGCGGAAATATTATTTTTTCAGATGATGAGGCTGACACAATCGTTCTGACTGATAAAATCAAAACTCTGATTCAAGAAAAGTTTTCTCTCGATATTCCTGTTTTTGTAATCGCCCAAAGTGAACTTAAAACACTGCTGACCAAAGCTCCGACCTGGTGGGGAACTGACAGCAAAGACATTTACGACAATCTGATTTTTACGATTTCACCGCATCGGATTGAAACGGTTGTTGAAAAAATTGGAGAGCCTACTGCAGAACTGGAAACGGTTGAAATCTGCGGGAATGCTGCATTCTGGTCATTTGACAGAAAACAATATGCAAAGGCAAATTGGTGGAAAAAGACTGCTGCCGCTGGAATTGGAGAAATGATCACAATCAGGACAGCGAATACTCTGAAGAAAATTGCGGAGATGTAAGAAATGAAAATTGAGCATATTGCCCTTTATGTAAACGAGCTAGAAAAAGCCAGAGACTTTTTTGTGAACTATCTGAATGGAACTTCGAATGCTGGTTATCATAATCCTAAAACTGATTTTCGTTCATATTTTATTTCTTTTGAAGACGGTGCAAGGCTTGAGTTGATGCACAAACCTGAAATGACTGATAATGAAAAACACTTGAATCGGACGGGATATGCCCATGTGGCATTTAGCCTGGGCAGTAAAGAAAAGGTTGATTCTCTGACAGCAAAACTAAAGTCTGACGGTTATGAAGTTATCAGCGGTCCACGAACAACTGGTGATGGTTATTACGAAAGCTGTATCGTGGCTATTGAAGGTAACCAGATTGAGTTTACAGAATAAAGATTAGGAATTGATGATGCGAATATTAAATCTTGTAGAAAATGAAGTGGGTGATAGAGGCTGCGAAGCTGCACACGGTCTTTCGTTTTATGTTGAAACTGAAAATCATAAGTTTCTCTTTGACTCAAGTCCTAGCGAGGTAGTGATTCGTAATGCCCGGATGCTTGGCGTAGATTTGACTGCTGTTGATACAGTGATTTTGAGTCACGGTCATTATGATCATTCGGGCGGAATCCTGCCGTTTGTGGAGTTGAACCCACGGGCAAAGATTTACATGCAGCATAATGCCGGCGGTGAATATTATGCCTTCGATGGAGAAGAGCAGGGTTTCCGCTATATCGGGATTGATAAAAAGATTCTCTCGCTGCCTCAGGTTCAGCTTTTGAAAGGTGATACAAAAATTGATGACGAGCTTCAGGTTTTCACTGTTGATAATCGTGCCTTTCCGCTTCCTTCTACAAACAAGCGTCTTCGAGAGCTGTGCGATGGTCAGTATATCCAGGATGAATTCCACCACGAACAGAATCTGCTTTTGATAGCGGGCGGAAAGAAAATCCTTTTCTGTGGCTGTGCGCACAACGGCATTCTGAATGTGATGGAAACGCTTGAACGAAAGTTTGGCCCGGCCTCACTCCCAGATCTCGTAATTGGTGGTTTCCATCTTATGAAGCGAACCGAGTTCTCTGAAGCCGATACCGCAGAAGTTACAGAAATCGCAGATCGTCTCAGAGCATACAAGGCTCACTTTGCAACCTGCCACTGCACCGGACTCCCGTTTTTCAATCAGATGAAAGAAAGCATGGGCGACCAGTTGAGTTATGTTCACTCTGGGGATGAGGTTGAGGTATAAAAATGAAGATCAGAAAATCAACAGAACAAGACTTTACACGAATTATGGAGATTTATGCGTTTGCGCGTGAATATATGAAAACGCATGGAAATCCAAAATAAACATTTTATATTCGCTTTAAAAACCCTAAGATAATTCTGCCATAAAGTTCAATAAAGAACTAGAGTTAGATTCTATTTATAAATAGAATATTATATAGAACTTCAGCAAATCTGATGTTACAATAAAATCTGCCCGCAAGAAAATACCAGAAGCAAAAAAGAGGAAATAAAATGACAAAACAACCGGAATGGCTTAATACTGCAGTTTTTTACGAAATTTATCCGCAGAGTTTTATGGATTCTAATGGAGATGGAATCGGCGATTTTAATGGAATTATTTCTAAGCTTGATTACATTAAAGAGCTTGGTTGTACTGCAATCTGGATGAATCCTTGTTTTGATTCTCCTTTTGGCGATGCCGGTTATGATGTTAGTGATTATAAAAAAGCGGCTCCACGTTACGGAACAAATGCTGATTTGGAAAAACTTTTTAAGGAAGCACATAAGCGCAACATGCATGTGCTTTTGGATTTAGTTCCAGGCCATACTTCCGTAGAACACAAATGGTTCAAAGAATCAATGAAAGCCCAGAAAAATGAATTTACTGACCGTTACATCTGGACTGATTCAATCTGGAAAGAACCAAGCGGTTATGGCTCTCTTCGCGGCATTTCTGACAGAGATGGTTCCTGCGTTGTAAACTTTTTTTCTCATCAGCCTGCATTAAATTATGGATTTTATAAACCAAGCGAAAGCTGGCAGCAAAGTTTTGATGATCCGGGGCCTCAGGCAACTCTTGAAGCAATGAAAGATGTTATGCGTTTCTGGCTGAACCTTGGTGCTGATGGTTTTAGAGTTGATATGGCAGGCTCGCTTGTTAAAAATGATGAAGATGGAAAAGGTACTATTCGTTTATGGAAAAATGTACGCGCATTTCTTGATAAGGAATTTCCATCTGCAGCAATGGTTAGTGAGTGGGGTGAACCCGATAAATCTTTGCAGGGTGGTTTTCACATGGATTTTCTGCTTCATTTTGGACCTTCTCACTACAATGATTTATTCCGCTGCCGGGAGCCGTATTTTTCCAGTCGTGGAAAAGGTGATGTAAAAGAGTTTGTAAAAAAATATCTGGAGAATTACGAAAAATCTGAACGAAAAGGTTTAATCTGTATTCCATCGGGAAATCACGATATGGACCGTCTTGCAAGAAGTTTAAATCCTCAAGAAATGAAAATTGCTTTTGCTTTTCTTTTGACTATGCCCGGCGCTCCTTTTATTTACTATGGTGATGAAATTGGAATGCGTTATGTTGAAGGGCTTGTTTCAAAAGAAGGAGGCTATGGCCGGACCGGTGCACGTTCTCCAATGCAATGGGATTCTTCTAAAAATGCAGGTTTTAGTTCTGCCGACAAAAAGAAGCTCTACATTCCTCAAGATCCGGCTCCGGATCGCCCTACTGTAAAACAGCAGATAGCAGATAAATCATCTTTGTGGCATGAAGTAAAGGCTTTAATCAAATTAAGAATGCAGACTCCGGCACTTCAAAATCTTGGTGAAATTGAGTTTATTGAAACTGGATATCCGCTTGTTTATAAACGAATTGCTGCTGATGGAAAAGCCTGTATGGTTATCATCAATCCTTCGCAAAAGAAATGTGAGGTAAAAATGAAAGAGGGCCAAGTTTTGCATATTACAGGAAAAGGCGCAGAATATAAGAATGGATGCTACAAAGTTGAAGGTGGAACTGCAGTGATAATAAATTTGGCGTAATACAAATGGAAACAAGAGGCAAAAATGATTAAAGGAATCCACCATATTTCAATGAAATGCGGAAGAGCAGAAGAGCTGTCTAAGGTCCGTGAGTTTTTTATGGAGAGATAAAATTATGGAATATTTAAATATTGATAACTACCTGGAAAAACTCATTTCGCGATGCAAAGAAGCTTTTGGAAATCGGCTTGTATATGTGGGCCTTCAGGGAAGTTACTTGCGTGGTGAAGCAACAGAAAACAGTGATATTGATGTGATGATCGTACTGGATGGATTTTCGGTTGAAGATATGAAAACTTATCGTGACATTCTGAAA
The Treponema bryantii DNA segment above includes these coding regions:
- a CDS encoding VOC family protein, translated to MKIEHIALYVNELEKARDFFVNYLNGTSNAGYHNPKTDFRSYFISFEDGARLELMHKPEMTDNEKHLNRTGYAHVAFSLGSKEKVDSLTAKLKSDGYEVISGPRTTGDGYYESCIVAIEGNQIEFTE
- a CDS encoding GNAT family N-acetyltransferase, yielding MNYIIETERLKLRELTLDDTEKLALVLSDPQSMRFYPHPFSREEVENWIKWNIDNYKKYGFGLWAVIEKESDEFIGDCGITMQQIGDDLFPEIGYHLRKEFRGNGYATEAARACSDFAKSRGIKQIISYMKSDNLPSRHVAERNGMTYVKSFTKTVMGKVVEDEVLYMKTL
- a CDS encoding ASCH domain-containing protein, coding for MSTPNQVWNNYLKSLGEDPAKTEKAFPIVDHFCDEKVQTDNLYNLVIQGIKRATTASVKICEYYNEDFSKPGDYWILTNFDESECCVLQTVKSTIKKFSQITEEDAYIEGEGDKTLKYWREVHKSFFEEEYKSLGWKFSEDIEVVFEEFKVVYVEL
- a CDS encoding alpha-amylase family glycosyl hydrolase, whose product is MTKQPEWLNTAVFYEIYPQSFMDSNGDGIGDFNGIISKLDYIKELGCTAIWMNPCFDSPFGDAGYDVSDYKKAAPRYGTNADLEKLFKEAHKRNMHVLLDLVPGHTSVEHKWFKESMKAQKNEFTDRYIWTDSIWKEPSGYGSLRGISDRDGSCVVNFFSHQPALNYGFYKPSESWQQSFDDPGPQATLEAMKDVMRFWLNLGADGFRVDMAGSLVKNDEDGKGTIRLWKNVRAFLDKEFPSAAMVSEWGEPDKSLQGGFHMDFLLHFGPSHYNDLFRCREPYFSSRGKGDVKEFVKKYLENYEKSERKGLICIPSGNHDMDRLARSLNPQEMKIAFAFLLTMPGAPFIYYGDEIGMRYVEGLVSKEGGYGRTGARSPMQWDSSKNAGFSSADKKKLYIPQDPAPDRPTVKQQIADKSSLWHEVKALIKLRMQTPALQNLGEIEFIETGYPLVYKRIAADGKACMVIINPSQKKCEVKMKEGQVLHITGKGAEYKNGCYKVEGGTAVIINLA
- a CDS encoding class I SAM-dependent methyltransferase — encoded protein: MENWDDKFDYLKLTRSLYLNIDYLQFLIEKVWKITKKVDVIDFGCGYGYLGLALMSLLPNGSSYTGVDISEELINKGKEIFKELPFNHKFILSSANNVPEKDDTFDIAICNSVLMHIPEPDAVLAEMKRITKNDGMIITCESNWNAVNALLYIDGIKKSKITDLGFLQILFERIHEKTKTDGNIGMKMPVIMARNNIKNIQARISDSVRIILADEKNQDQDSIYTSLQSDGFGEELSDEQKSKKINWFMELGFSEEEATKYLEKEIKLNEIFRNRDELNLVYAAAMTFCFGYVSK
- a CDS encoding DUF1697 domain-containing protein, with amino-acid sequence MTRYIALLRGINISGKNKISMSELKTALIEKGFSEVSTYLNSGNIIFSDDEADTIVLTDKIKTLIQEKFSLDIPVFVIAQSELKTLLTKAPTWWGTDSKDIYDNLIFTISPHRIETVVEKIGEPTAELETVEICGNAAFWSFDRKQYAKANWWKKTAAAGIGEMITIRTANTLKKIAEM
- a CDS encoding MBL fold metallo-hydrolase: MRILNLVENEVGDRGCEAAHGLSFYVETENHKFLFDSSPSEVVIRNARMLGVDLTAVDTVILSHGHYDHSGGILPFVELNPRAKIYMQHNAGGEYYAFDGEEQGFRYIGIDKKILSLPQVQLLKGDTKIDDELQVFTVDNRAFPLPSTNKRLRELCDGQYIQDEFHHEQNLLLIAGGKKILFCGCAHNGILNVMETLERKFGPASLPDLVIGGFHLMKRTEFSEADTAEVTEIADRLRAYKAHFATCHCTGLPFFNQMKESMGDQLSYVHSGDEVEV
- a CDS encoding GNAT family N-acetyltransferase; translated protein: MDLQIRKAIPEDAEILIKIYNDAFYEDCVRYGVCPAYGRSVEEMKKSIIEISKYIAYHDSTPIGVISVKDEGDGVYYIGCLCVIPEFQRKGIGHQLIEFMKTQYNDWKKIELITPIDKEKNVNFYTKKCGFKIDNEEMDSSVKVYHFSMQRNS